One Phycisphaerae bacterium RAS2 DNA window includes the following coding sequences:
- the tatC gene encoding Sec-independent protein translocase protein TatC yields MSFGEHLEELRKRLIWAIFGLVAATVLCFHFGDRLITILTTPYMVAMNEIGQEARLVQLNPLESFMEYFKISLEFGLVLAAPWILYQLWLFIAAGLYPNERKIVTYFAPASIGLFLLGASFLVLVVLSGLIKFLIGIAGWFPLPDPNMGLYAWMRGDSEMVATQPADVRMNIPVATVEPADPVDGQIWLDPRTRRLNVYHDGETYYMPMQKASAKQIVQPFFSVAEYLGFVTNLALAFGLGFQVPIVVVFLIAMRIVTSVQMRSARRFVVLAVLVASAVITPTPDIGTMLMLAVPMLVLFEAGLMVGRVIERRQAADHDMVAS; encoded by the coding sequence ATGTCTTTCGGCGAGCACCTGGAAGAACTGCGCAAGCGGCTGATCTGGGCCATCTTCGGCCTTGTCGCGGCGACGGTGCTTTGCTTTCACTTCGGCGACAGGCTCATCACGATTCTCACCACGCCGTACATGGTCGCGATGAATGAGATCGGGCAGGAGGCGCGGCTCGTCCAGCTCAACCCGCTCGAGTCGTTCATGGAGTATTTCAAAATCTCGCTCGAGTTCGGGCTGGTCCTGGCGGCGCCGTGGATTTTGTATCAGCTCTGGCTGTTTATCGCGGCGGGGTTGTATCCGAACGAGCGAAAGATCGTGACGTACTTCGCGCCGGCCTCAATCGGACTGTTCCTTCTCGGTGCGTCGTTCCTGGTACTCGTGGTGCTGTCGGGGCTGATCAAGTTTCTCATCGGCATCGCCGGATGGTTCCCGCTGCCGGATCCCAACATGGGCCTGTATGCATGGATGCGCGGCGACAGCGAGATGGTCGCGACGCAGCCCGCGGACGTGCGCATGAACATTCCCGTTGCGACGGTGGAGCCGGCCGACCCGGTCGACGGCCAGATCTGGCTGGACCCGCGCACGCGGCGGCTGAACGTGTATCACGATGGCGAGACGTATTACATGCCGATGCAGAAAGCCAGCGCGAAGCAGATCGTGCAGCCGTTTTTCAGCGTGGCGGAGTACCTCGGGTTTGTCACCAATCTGGCGCTGGCGTTCGGGCTGGGGTTTCAGGTGCCGATCGTGGTGGTGTTTCTCATTGCCATGCGCATTGTGACATCGGTGCAGATGCGCAGCGCGCGACGGTTTGTGGTGCTGGCGGTGCTGGTCGCGTCGGCCGTCATCACGCCGACGCCGGATATCGGCACGATGCTGATGCTGGCGGTGCCGATGCTGGTGTTGTTCGAGGCGGGGCTGATGGTCGGCCGGGTGATCGAGCGCCGGCAGGCTGCGGATCACGACATGGTCGCGTCGTAG
- the ptpA_4 gene encoding Prolyl tripeptidyl peptidase precursor, whose product MNTRSHASIAVLALALMTGCQATSRSSVPIPKDQAATPLISRSVLFSNPERAAPQISPDGAHLAWLADKDGVLNVWVAPVGDLAAAKPVTNDTTRGVRTFQWAYDNKTILYPQDKGGDENWHINATDVTAMTTRDLTPIDGIQGRILAVSHRIPADILVQINDRDKSLHDVHRINLASGERKLVLKNEGFVSIVADDDYNIRFGSKMTPAGGIDFYQLNGNDWSLFTSIPADDALTTDAMGFDKTGQTLYMVDSRGRNTSAVVATDLKSGTQTVIASSSKADVSDAMVHPTENTIQAVTTNYDREERQILDASIKPDMDLLAKVNPGDFQITSRTLDDKHWIVTYVVDDGPVRYYHYDRANRNAKFLFTNRPKLENLPLAAMHPVVIKARDGLNLVSYLTLPVWTDHDRNGRPDRGPVPMVLLVHGGPWARDTWGYNGMHQWLSNRGYAVLSVNFRSSTGMGKQFINAGNKEWAAAMHNDLLDAVDWAVRKNIADRNKVAIMGGSYGGYATLVGLSYTPDRFACGVDIVGPSNLMTLLQSIPEYWKPMMDMFTSRVGDPRTEEGKLLLRERSPLTFANRIRRPLLIGQGANDPRVKQAESDQIVKAMKEQKIPVAYVLYPDEGHGFHRPQNRTSFNAVTEAFLAKHLGGRFEPIGDDLKGSSIQIPEGRDQIPGLPPA is encoded by the coding sequence ATGAACACCCGGAGTCATGCTTCCATTGCCGTCCTCGCGCTGGCCCTGATGACAGGCTGCCAGGCAACGAGTCGCTCGTCCGTCCCGATCCCGAAGGACCAGGCCGCAACGCCCCTCATCTCGCGGTCCGTTCTTTTCAGCAATCCCGAGCGCGCCGCGCCGCAGATCAGCCCCGATGGAGCGCACCTCGCCTGGCTGGCCGACAAGGACGGCGTGCTGAATGTCTGGGTCGCGCCGGTCGGTGACCTCGCCGCTGCCAAACCCGTCACGAACGACACGACGCGCGGCGTCCGTACTTTCCAGTGGGCCTACGACAACAAGACGATTCTCTATCCGCAGGACAAGGGCGGCGACGAAAACTGGCACATCAATGCGACGGATGTCACCGCGATGACCACGCGCGACCTCACCCCGATCGACGGCATCCAGGGGCGCATTCTCGCCGTCAGCCATCGCATTCCCGCCGACATCCTCGTGCAGATCAATGACCGCGACAAAAGTCTGCACGATGTCCATCGCATCAACCTCGCCTCCGGCGAGCGCAAGCTCGTCCTCAAGAACGAAGGCTTCGTCTCCATCGTCGCCGACGACGATTACAACATCCGATTCGGCAGCAAGATGACCCCCGCCGGCGGCATCGACTTCTACCAACTCAACGGGAACGACTGGAGCCTCTTCACCAGCATCCCGGCTGACGACGCCCTCACGACCGACGCCATGGGCTTCGACAAGACCGGCCAGACGCTCTACATGGTCGACAGCCGCGGCCGAAACACCTCCGCCGTCGTCGCGACCGATCTCAAGTCCGGCACGCAAACCGTCATCGCTTCCAGCAGCAAGGCCGATGTCAGCGATGCGATGGTCCATCCGACGGAGAACACGATTCAGGCGGTCACGACCAACTACGATCGCGAGGAACGGCAGATTCTCGACGCGAGCATCAAGCCCGACATGGACCTGCTCGCCAAGGTGAACCCCGGCGACTTCCAGATCACTTCGCGCACCCTCGACGACAAACACTGGATCGTCACCTACGTCGTCGATGACGGCCCGGTCCGCTACTACCACTACGACCGCGCCAATCGCAATGCGAAGTTTCTTTTCACGAACCGCCCCAAGCTGGAGAACCTTCCCCTCGCCGCCATGCACCCGGTTGTCATCAAGGCGCGCGACGGCCTCAATCTTGTCAGCTATCTGACACTCCCCGTCTGGACCGATCACGACCGCAACGGCAGACCCGATCGCGGCCCGGTGCCGATGGTCCTGCTTGTCCACGGCGGCCCGTGGGCGCGCGACACGTGGGGTTACAACGGCATGCACCAGTGGCTTAGCAACCGCGGCTACGCCGTGCTAAGCGTCAACTTCCGCTCCTCCACCGGCATGGGCAAGCAGTTCATCAACGCCGGCAACAAGGAATGGGCCGCCGCCATGCACAACGACCTGCTCGACGCCGTCGACTGGGCCGTCCGCAAGAACATCGCCGACCGCAACAAGGTCGCCATCATGGGCGGCAGCTACGGCGGCTATGCAACGCTCGTGGGGCTAAGCTACACACCCGACCGATTCGCATGCGGTGTGGACATCGTCGGCCCATCCAACCTGATGACGCTCTTGCAAAGCATTCCCGAGTATTGGAAGCCGATGATGGACATGTTTACGTCGCGCGTCGGCGATCCGCGAACCGAGGAGGGCAAGCTGCTGCTCCGCGAGCGGTCTCCGCTCACGTTTGCGAATCGAATTCGCCGACCACTGCTCATCGGCCAGGGTGCCAACGACCCGCGCGTCAAGCAGGCCGAGTCGGATCAGATCGTCAAGGCGATGAAGGAGCAGAAGATTCCCGTCGCGTACGTGCTGTATCCCGATGAGGGCCACGGTTTCCATCGACCGCAGAATCGCACGTCGTTCAACGCCGTCACCGAGGCATTTCTCGCGAAGCACCTCGGCGGGCGATTTGAACCGATCGGCGACGACCTGAAGGGATCGAGCATTCAGATCCCTGAAGGCCGCGACCAGATCCCCGGCCTCCCGCCGGCGTGA
- the mshA_5 gene encoding D-inositol 3-phosphate glycosyltransferase → MNIFMLGWEFPPFISGGLGTACYGLTKGLSELGHRVVFVLPQPVTSAAATHVHLKTPSTQQLQQYTAYRLKEFENVEFRAIPSMLQPYGRPAEYVTHLESSLSRGQTVETESVTTQAGAAEGGASGASTSGRAIIPMESGPAGHYGGDMFAEVERFALIAVALARGEHFDVIHAHDWMTYPAGMAVAAATGKPLVVHVHSTEFDRSGEHVNQRIYDIERAGVHNADRAIAVSHLTRNILLHRYSAPAARVEVVYNAIDNNGNGQAIELPPAIRKDEKIVLFLGRITMQKGPEYFLAAAKKVLEHEKNVRFVMAGSGDMARRSIELAAELGIGHKVVFTGFLRGDDVARVFKMADLYVMPSVSEPFGIAPLEALSHDVPVLISKQSGVSEVLTHVLKVDFWDVHEMANKIIAVLRHPPLQATLREHGSFEIQKLTWRDSAAAVVKVYGQALAAR, encoded by the coding sequence ATGAACATCTTCATGCTGGGATGGGAGTTTCCACCGTTCATCAGCGGTGGACTGGGCACGGCCTGCTATGGCCTGACCAAGGGCTTGAGCGAGTTGGGGCACCGCGTCGTGTTTGTGCTGCCCCAGCCGGTCACCAGCGCCGCCGCGACGCATGTTCACCTCAAGACGCCCAGCACCCAGCAACTGCAGCAATACACTGCGTATCGCCTCAAGGAATTTGAGAACGTCGAATTTCGCGCGATACCGTCGATGTTGCAGCCTTACGGCCGGCCTGCGGAATATGTCACCCATCTGGAATCGAGTCTGTCCCGCGGGCAGACGGTCGAGACGGAATCGGTCACGACACAGGCCGGGGCAGCGGAGGGCGGCGCGTCGGGCGCAAGCACGAGCGGCCGCGCAATCATCCCGATGGAGAGCGGTCCGGCCGGCCACTATGGCGGCGACATGTTCGCCGAGGTGGAGCGGTTCGCGTTGATCGCCGTGGCCCTCGCGCGGGGCGAGCATTTCGACGTGATCCACGCGCACGACTGGATGACCTACCCGGCGGGGATGGCGGTCGCGGCCGCGACGGGCAAGCCGCTCGTCGTGCACGTTCACTCGACGGAGTTCGACCGCAGCGGCGAGCATGTCAATCAGCGTATTTATGACATCGAGCGGGCCGGCGTGCACAACGCCGATCGCGCCATCGCCGTCAGCCACCTGACGCGAAACATCCTGCTTCATCGCTATTCCGCCCCCGCCGCGCGGGTTGAAGTCGTTTACAACGCGATCGACAACAATGGCAACGGCCAGGCAATCGAGCTGCCGCCTGCGATTCGCAAGGACGAGAAGATCGTCCTGTTCCTCGGGCGGATCACGATGCAGAAGGGGCCGGAGTACTTCCTCGCCGCCGCGAAGAAAGTGCTCGAGCACGAGAAGAACGTGCGCTTCGTCATGGCCGGGTCGGGCGACATGGCCCGCCGGTCGATTGAACTGGCCGCCGAGCTGGGCATCGGTCACAAGGTGGTGTTTACGGGTTTTCTGCGCGGCGACGACGTGGCCCGCGTTTTCAAGATGGCCGACTTGTACGTCATGCCGAGCGTGAGTGAGCCGTTCGGCATCGCGCCGCTGGAGGCGCTTTCGCACGATGTGCCGGTGCTGATCTCCAAGCAGTCGGGCGTCTCGGAGGTTCTGACGCACGTCCTGAAGGTGGACTTCTGGGATGTTCACGAGATGGCGAACAAGATCATCGCCGTCCTGCGCCATCCGCCGCTCCAGGCGACCTTGCGCGAGCACGGCAGCTTTGAAATTCAGAAACTCACCTGGCGCGATTCGGCGGCGGCCGTCGTGAAGGTGTACGGGCAGGCCCTGGCGGCCAGATAA
- the murI gene encoding Glutamate racemase: MAGDPRSIGVFDSGIGGLTVVRALRHRMPNEDIIYFGDTARVPYGNKSTQTVTQFSQEICHFLMGFDPKVIVVACNTASAVALGDLTAQIPVPIHGVVEPGARAAVEAAAGGVIAVVATEATIHSDAYRRAIMQINSSQRVTQKACPLFVPLVEEGRSCDDPITLLSVRDYLTPVLKLGPKVIVLGCTHYPLLKRAFTQVAGEDVLLVDSGEQTAQTVADKLAARGALTDSNRPGKLSCYVSDNPQRFKEIGQRFFGHPITDVTWVPHEQLMTSHAAAPK; encoded by the coding sequence ATGGCGGGTGACCCACGCAGCATCGGCGTATTTGACTCCGGCATCGGCGGACTGACCGTCGTGCGCGCTTTGCGCCACCGAATGCCCAACGAAGACATCATTTATTTCGGCGACACCGCGCGCGTCCCCTACGGCAACAAGAGCACCCAGACTGTCACCCAATTCTCACAGGAAATCTGCCACTTCCTGATGGGGTTTGATCCGAAGGTTATTGTCGTCGCCTGCAACACCGCCAGCGCCGTCGCGCTCGGCGATCTCACGGCGCAGATTCCCGTGCCGATCCACGGTGTGGTCGAGCCCGGCGCGCGGGCTGCGGTTGAAGCGGCCGCCGGCGGCGTCATCGCAGTCGTCGCCACCGAGGCAACCATTCACTCCGATGCGTATCGCCGCGCGATCATGCAGATCAACTCCAGCCAGCGCGTGACGCAAAAGGCCTGTCCGCTGTTTGTGCCGCTCGTCGAAGAGGGGCGAAGCTGCGACGACCCGATCACGCTGCTAAGCGTGCGCGATTACCTCACGCCGGTTCTCAAGCTCGGCCCGAAAGTCATCGTCCTGGGCTGCACGCATTACCCGCTGCTCAAGCGCGCCTTCACACAGGTCGCCGGCGAGGATGTTCTGCTGGTTGATTCCGGCGAACAGACGGCGCAAACCGTCGCCGACAAGCTCGCCGCGCGCGGCGCGCTGACGGACTCAAACCGCCCCGGTAAACTATCCTGCTACGTCAGCGACAATCCCCAGCGCTTCAAGGAGATCGGTCAGCGCTTCTTCGGCCACCCGATCACGGACGTCACCTGGGTCCCGCACGAACAGCTCATGACCAGCCATGCCGCCGCACCGAAATAA
- a CDS encoding Glycosyl hydrolase family 57 — MASVCFYFQVHQPYRLRRYSIFDQDSNYFDDAKNAEICRKVANKCYIPANQCIYDLIKLHEGRFRVSYALTGVVMDQFATWCPQVIDSFKRLADTGCVEFLAETYYHSLSFLYSRTEFQEQVRLQQEKIKSLFGQTSRVFRNTELIYNNEIAAAVAGMGYKAIIAEGADHLLGYRSPNFVYSAPNASIRVLLKNYRLSDDIAFRFSNRGWAEWPLTADKFAKWVNQVNGCGYTVNLFMDYETLGEHQWAETGIFDFLYHLPGEVMRINLDNNFKTPSEVIDSYEPVGEFSAPHLISWADTERDLSAWLGNAMQSNALQECYNLEAAVKAKGDEALLNDWRRAQTSDHFYYMCTKYFADGDVHKYFNPYESPYDSYINYMNVLDHIASRAK, encoded by the coding sequence ATGGCCTCGGTGTGTTTCTATTTTCAGGTTCACCAGCCCTATCGCCTGCGCCGCTACTCGATCTTCGATCAGGACAGCAACTACTTCGACGACGCCAAGAACGCGGAAATCTGCCGCAAGGTCGCCAACAAGTGCTACATCCCGGCCAATCAGTGCATTTATGACTTGATCAAACTGCACGAGGGGCGCTTCCGCGTTTCGTACGCCCTGACCGGCGTCGTGATGGACCAGTTCGCCACGTGGTGCCCGCAGGTCATCGACAGCTTCAAGCGCCTGGCCGACACGGGCTGCGTCGAGTTTCTCGCCGAGACATACTACCACAGCCTGTCGTTTCTCTATTCACGCACCGAGTTCCAGGAGCAGGTTCGCCTGCAACAGGAGAAGATCAAATCCCTGTTCGGCCAGACCAGCCGCGTCTTTCGCAACACCGAATTGATTTACAACAACGAGATCGCCGCGGCCGTCGCCGGCATGGGCTACAAAGCGATCATCGCCGAGGGCGCCGATCATCTGTTGGGCTACCGTTCCCCGAATTTTGTCTACTCCGCGCCCAATGCGTCGATCCGCGTGCTGCTGAAGAACTACCGCCTGTCGGACGACATCGCCTTTCGATTCTCCAATCGCGGCTGGGCCGAGTGGCCGCTGACGGCGGACAAGTTCGCCAAGTGGGTGAATCAGGTGAACGGCTGCGGGTATACCGTGAACCTGTTCATGGATTATGAAACCCTCGGCGAGCACCAGTGGGCCGAGACGGGCATCTTTGATTTCCTTTATCACCTTCCGGGCGAGGTGATGCGAATCAACCTCGACAACAATTTCAAGACGCCCAGCGAAGTGATCGACAGCTACGAGCCGGTCGGCGAGTTCAGCGCGCCGCATCTCATCAGTTGGGCCGACACCGAGCGCGATTTGTCGGCCTGGCTGGGCAACGCCATGCAGTCCAACGCGCTGCAGGAGTGCTACAACCTCGAAGCAGCGGTGAAGGCCAAGGGCGACGAAGCGCTGCTGAACGACTGGCGTCGGGCGCAAACCTCCGACCATTTCTATTACATGTGCACCAAGTACTTCGCCGACGGCGACGTGCACAAGTATTTCAATCCGTACGAATCGCCCTACGACAGTTACATCAACTACATGAACGTGCTGGATCACATCGCGTCCCGCGCGAAGTGA
- the trpB gene encoding Tryptophan synthase beta chain, whose product MSRTHHETPANPDANGRFGEFGGQYVPETLMAALAELDSAYAAAKVDDAFWTELDGYLRDYVGRPSALYFARRLTNHLGGAQVWLKREDLNHTGAHKINNTLGQAILARRMGKRRLIAETGAGQHGVATATAAAVFGMPATVYMGAEDVRRQALNVYRMRLLGAQVVPVESGQRTLKDAINEALRDWMASVADTHYVIGSVMGPHPFPMLVRDLQSVIGRETREQMLSATGRLPTAVVACVGGGSNAAGIFYPFVNDAAVRLIGVEAAGEGLDRRHSATISRGRPGVLHGMHTYVLQDDDGQTSAVHSVSAGLDYPGVGPEHAFWAASGRVRYESATDEEALAAFELLCRMEGIIPALETAHAVAHVIRLAPTLGKNDTIVVNLSGRGDKDCVEVARLRGTKLE is encoded by the coding sequence ATGAGCCGAACCCATCACGAAACCCCTGCCAATCCCGATGCCAACGGACGCTTTGGCGAGTTTGGCGGGCAATATGTGCCGGAAACGCTCATGGCGGCGCTGGCCGAATTGGACTCCGCGTACGCCGCCGCGAAGGTGGACGACGCCTTTTGGACCGAACTGGACGGTTATCTTCGCGACTACGTCGGTCGGCCCAGCGCGCTCTATTTCGCGCGCCGCCTGACCAACCACCTCGGCGGGGCGCAGGTCTGGCTCAAGCGCGAAGACCTCAACCACACCGGCGCGCACAAGATCAATAACACGCTGGGCCAGGCCATTCTCGCGCGACGCATGGGCAAACGCCGGTTGATCGCCGAGACCGGCGCGGGGCAGCACGGTGTCGCGACGGCCACCGCGGCAGCCGTGTTCGGTATGCCTGCAACCGTCTATATGGGTGCCGAAGACGTGCGCCGGCAGGCGCTGAACGTCTATCGCATGCGCCTGCTCGGCGCGCAGGTCGTGCCGGTCGAGTCGGGCCAGCGCACTCTGAAAGATGCCATCAATGAGGCGTTACGCGACTGGATGGCCTCCGTCGCTGACACGCATTACGTTATCGGTTCGGTCATGGGGCCACACCCGTTCCCGATGCTTGTGCGCGATCTGCAGTCGGTCATCGGGCGCGAGACGCGCGAGCAGATGCTTTCAGCGACAGGTCGCTTGCCAACGGCCGTGGTCGCGTGCGTCGGCGGCGGCAGCAACGCGGCGGGAATCTTCTACCCGTTTGTCAACGACGCGGCCGTGCGGCTGATCGGCGTCGAAGCGGCCGGCGAGGGATTAGACCGGCGGCACAGCGCGACGATCTCGCGCGGCCGACCCGGCGTGCTGCACGGCATGCATACGTATGTCTTGCAGGACGACGACGGCCAGACCAGCGCGGTGCATTCGGTTTCGGCCGGGCTGGACTACCCCGGCGTCGGCCCCGAGCACGCTTTCTGGGCGGCGAGCGGCCGCGTGCGGTACGAATCGGCCACCGATGAGGAGGCCCTCGCGGCATTTGAATTGCTTTGTCGAATGGAGGGAATCATCCCCGCATTGGAGACCGCGCACGCCGTGGCCCACGTGATCCGGCTGGCCCCGACGCTGGGCAAGAATGATACAATTGTAGTCAATCTGTCCGGGCGCGGCGACAAGGACTGCGTGGAAGTCGCGCGCCTCCGCGGCACGAAGCTGGAATGA
- the trpA gene encoding Tryptophan synthase alpha chain has protein sequence MNSSPSDNRIDRRLAEQPPGLWPFIPAGYPSLDFTEQLLARLAALPIRGVELGIPFSDPIADGPVIQHAFAHALAAGVRLADIFAMVTRIRSSNPHPMLAMVSASIIYRRGADRFVDEAAFAGFDGLIVPDLPLEEAADLTDRCAKKNMRLSMLVAPTTQPERAERIARAAGGFLYYVSIQGTTGERTALPADLAANVTRIRRESSRPILIGFGIGTAAQVREVCSFADGAIVGSALVRRIQDASARGGESAALAAAIDFVRDLAAAGSDT, from the coding sequence ATGAACTCATCCCCATCCGACAACCGCATCGACCGCCGCCTCGCCGAGCAACCGCCGGGCCTGTGGCCGTTCATCCCTGCCGGCTATCCATCACTTGATTTCACCGAGCAATTGCTCGCGCGACTCGCCGCGCTGCCGATACGCGGCGTCGAACTCGGCATCCCCTTCTCCGACCCCATCGCAGACGGCCCCGTCATTCAGCACGCGTTCGCGCACGCATTAGCAGCCGGTGTACGACTCGCGGACATCTTCGCCATGGTGACGCGCATTCGAAGTTCGAATCCCCATCCAATGCTGGCGATGGTCTCCGCGTCGATCATCTACCGCCGCGGCGCGGACCGCTTCGTGGACGAAGCCGCTTTCGCCGGTTTCGACGGCCTCATCGTCCCCGACCTGCCGCTCGAAGAAGCCGCCGACCTGACAGACCGTTGCGCCAAGAAAAATATGCGATTGTCGATGCTGGTCGCCCCCACGACGCAGCCCGAGCGCGCCGAGCGTATCGCCCGCGCCGCCGGCGGATTCCTCTACTACGTTTCGATTCAGGGCACCACCGGCGAACGCACCGCCCTGCCTGCCGACCTCGCCGCGAACGTCACGCGTATCCGGCGGGAATCGAGCCGCCCGATTCTCATCGGATTCGGAATCGGTACGGCCGCCCAGGTCCGCGAGGTCTGCTCATTCGCCGATGGCGCGATCGTCGGCAGCGCCCTCGTCCGCCGCATTCAAGACGCATCCGCCAGAGGCGGCGAATCGGCTGCGCTCGCCGCTGCCATCGACTTCGTGCGGGACTTGGCCGCCGCAGGAAGTGACACCTGA
- the sigA_3 gene encoding RNA polymerase sigma factor SigA — MTHEHEVEIVSPVARSVVPSAKPPLESVLARISIEDRAALDRLLTETVEYLDHPSFARARTAKDLFGVTAEQAAQPWVNSADARPVAKGCGTNATLTNNQEQKLFLRMNYARYRMAKLFQAHAGKRLTGKAASELLFWQRQVIATRCEIVQANVPLVLAMAKRTRMGNVDYAELISEGNMALLRSVDKFDCGRGFKFSTYACRAILKSFSRVALKSNRYRGRFPTEFDPSLEKSRHAELLREQVEIDCVDELRGILRQNLADLNDVEVRVIQARFALGQAAQAGGDVEPAPKTLEQVGDMIGVTKERVRQIQNRALAKLRSKLQDDFLAA, encoded by the coding sequence ATGACGCACGAACATGAAGTCGAGATCGTGTCACCGGTAGCGCGGTCGGTCGTTCCGAGCGCGAAGCCGCCGCTGGAGTCGGTTCTGGCGCGGATCAGCATCGAGGATCGGGCCGCGCTGGATCGATTGCTCACCGAGACGGTCGAGTACCTCGATCATCCGAGCTTCGCGCGGGCGCGAACGGCCAAGGACTTGTTCGGCGTGACGGCGGAACAGGCGGCGCAGCCATGGGTGAACAGCGCCGATGCGCGGCCGGTGGCGAAGGGCTGCGGCACAAACGCGACGTTGACCAATAACCAGGAGCAGAAGCTGTTCCTGCGGATGAACTATGCCCGTTATCGCATGGCCAAACTTTTCCAGGCGCATGCCGGGAAGCGATTGACGGGCAAGGCTGCAAGCGAGTTGCTCTTCTGGCAGCGTCAGGTGATCGCGACGCGGTGCGAGATCGTGCAGGCGAACGTGCCGCTGGTTCTGGCGATGGCCAAGCGGACGCGGATGGGCAACGTCGATTACGCTGAATTGATCAGCGAAGGAAACATGGCGCTGCTTCGCAGCGTCGATAAGTTCGACTGCGGGCGCGGGTTCAAGTTCAGCACCTACGCCTGCCGGGCGATTCTCAAGAGCTTCAGCCGGGTGGCACTGAAGTCCAACCGCTATCGCGGCCGATTTCCGACGGAGTTCGATCCGTCGCTGGAGAAGAGCCGCCACGCGGAGCTGCTCCGCGAGCAGGTGGAGATCGACTGCGTGGATGAGCTGCGCGGCATTCTCCGGCAGAACCTGGCCGACCTGAACGACGTGGAGGTCCGAGTCATTCAGGCGCGGTTCGCGCTGGGCCAGGCGGCGCAGGCGGGCGGCGACGTGGAGCCGGCGCCCAAGACGCTTGAGCAGGTGGGCGACATGATCGGCGTGACCAAGGAGCGTGTGCGGCAGATTCAGAACCGGGCGCTGGCCAAGCTCCGCAGCAAATTGCAGGATGATTTTCTGGCGGCCTAG
- a CDS encoding hypothetical protein (Segregation and condensation protein B homolog), whose amino-acid sequence MDGGTATMNHASESPDQSDAAPLNEAGSARNGSALESSHEPNDAAAPEIQPRQVVEAILFATDSPLPAAKIAKILGVGDAREVRGHIAALNQHYTDMGLSFRINEIAGGFQMLTLPAFNAWLSKLLRTRDETRLTAAALETLAIVAYKQPVTRADVESIRGVAAGDVLNRLREMNLVKIVGRAEDLGRPMLYGTTKQFLEVFGLASLEELPQVEALRGGASAAIAPREPVVSAAPSAEGAMGESEDAGDATADDSGPTLKVVDDDESAA is encoded by the coding sequence ATGGATGGTGGAACCGCCACAATGAATCACGCATCTGAATCGCCGGACCAATCCGACGCCGCGCCGCTCAATGAAGCGGGAAGCGCCCGCAATGGTTCTGCGCTTGAATCTTCGCACGAACCGAACGACGCCGCCGCGCCGGAGATTCAACCGCGCCAAGTGGTGGAGGCGATTCTGTTCGCCACGGATTCGCCGCTGCCGGCCGCGAAGATCGCGAAGATTCTCGGCGTGGGCGATGCGCGCGAGGTGCGCGGACACATCGCGGCGCTGAATCAGCACTACACCGACATGGGGCTGTCGTTTCGGATCAATGAGATCGCCGGCGGGTTTCAGATGCTGACGCTGCCGGCCTTCAATGCGTGGCTGTCCAAGCTGCTTCGCACGCGCGATGAGACGCGCTTGACGGCCGCGGCGCTGGAGACGCTGGCCATCGTGGCATACAAGCAGCCGGTGACGCGAGCGGATGTGGAGTCGATCCGCGGGGTTGCGGCGGGCGATGTGCTGAATCGCCTGCGCGAGATGAACCTCGTGAAGATTGTCGGCCGGGCGGAAGACCTGGGCCGCCCGATGCTGTACGGCACGACGAAGCAATTCCTCGAAGTGTTCGGTCTGGCGTCGCTGGAGGAATTGCCGCAGGTGGAGGCGCTGCGCGGCGGGGCCAGCGCCGCGATCGCGCCGCGCGAGCCGGTGGTTTCAGCCGCGCCGTCCGCCGAAGGCGCGATGGGCGAATCCGAGGACGCGGGTGATGCGACGGCGGATGACAGTGGGCCGACACTCAAGGTGGTTGATGACGACGAGTCCGCCGCGTAG